One stretch of Leadbetterella byssophila DSM 17132 DNA includes these proteins:
- a CDS encoding TetR/AcrR family transcriptional regulator gives MNTREKIIVLGDHLVRTRGINAFSFSDISKELGIKNSSVHYYFPTKSSLVLSILERHEGVLNKFISRVEGKDAQKKLDQFMAVYSRARVGGRISILGALFSDFLTFEEEVQASLQKLTDDTLQWLVQTMEQGKLEGIFHHTSTNREKAIEIISQILGMEQLARVNVKIKCAE, from the coding sequence ATGAATACCCGAGAAAAGATCATAGTGTTAGGTGACCATTTGGTCCGTACTAGGGGGATCAATGCTTTTAGTTTTTCTGATATTTCCAAAGAACTGGGCATTAAAAACTCCTCGGTTCATTATTATTTTCCTACCAAATCCTCTTTAGTATTGTCTATATTAGAAAGGCATGAAGGGGTTCTGAATAAATTCATTTCCCGGGTAGAGGGGAAAGATGCCCAGAAGAAGCTAGATCAGTTTATGGCGGTGTATTCCAGGGCTAGAGTAGGGGGAAGAATCAGTATATTGGGTGCCTTGTTCTCAGATTTTCTTACCTTTGAAGAAGAGGTGCAAGCTTCCTTGCAAAAATTAACGGATGATACCTTGCAGTGGTTAGTTCAGACTATGGAGCAGGGAAAGTTGGAAGGAATTTTCCATCATACAAGTACGAACAGAGAAAAAGCTATAGAAATCATTAGTCAAATTTTGGGCATGGAGCAACTTGCCCGAGTTAACGTAAAAATTAAATGCGCAGAGTAG
- the fabF gene encoding beta-ketoacyl-ACP synthase II, which yields MRRVVITGLGALTPIGNNVRDFWQALKNGKNGVGEITKFDASKFKTQFACEVKGFDPLQFMEKSDARKYDLYTQYALAAVAESVEQAKLDFESINKDRVGVIWGSGNGGIETFQEQVKEYVLGDGTPRFNPFFIPKMIANIASGIVAMKYGLRGVNYTTVSACATSNTAIIDAFNYIKWNKADMMITGGSEAPVVASTVGGFNASRAMSTLNDDFSKASRPFDVNRDGFVLGEGAGALVLEELEHALKRGANILAEVVGGGMASDAYHLTGTHPNGDGAALGMRLALEEAGISAEDIDYLNAHATSTPQGDLSELRGIEQVFGRRESLNISATKSMTGHLLGAAGAIEAIACVGAIAQSFVPPTINSQEIEPEFDGAYNFTLGKAQEKEITFAMSNTFGFGGHIATSIFKKY from the coding sequence ATGCGCAGAGTAGTAATTACGGGCCTGGGAGCCCTTACCCCAATAGGTAATAACGTAAGGGATTTTTGGCAAGCCCTAAAGAATGGTAAAAACGGAGTAGGAGAGATCACTAAGTTTGATGCCTCCAAGTTCAAAACTCAGTTTGCTTGTGAAGTGAAAGGTTTCGATCCTTTGCAATTCATGGAAAAGTCTGATGCCAGGAAGTACGATCTGTACACTCAGTACGCATTAGCTGCGGTGGCTGAAAGTGTAGAGCAGGCTAAGTTGGATTTTGAATCGATCAATAAAGATAGGGTGGGCGTCATCTGGGGCTCAGGTAACGGAGGTATTGAAACCTTCCAGGAGCAAGTGAAAGAATATGTTTTAGGCGACGGAACCCCTAGATTCAATCCTTTCTTTATACCAAAGATGATAGCTAACATTGCTTCAGGCATAGTAGCTATGAAATACGGTTTAAGAGGAGTGAACTACACTACGGTTTCTGCTTGTGCTACTTCGAATACTGCCATTATCGATGCCTTTAATTATATCAAATGGAATAAGGCAGATATGATGATCACCGGAGGGTCTGAAGCCCCTGTGGTAGCTAGTACCGTAGGAGGATTCAATGCTTCCCGAGCTATGTCTACCTTGAACGATGACTTTTCTAAAGCTTCTAGGCCTTTTGATGTCAACAGAGATGGGTTTGTTTTGGGCGAAGGTGCAGGAGCTTTGGTGTTGGAAGAGCTAGAGCATGCCTTGAAGAGAGGGGCCAATATCCTTGCAGAAGTAGTAGGTGGAGGTATGGCCTCAGATGCTTATCATTTGACCGGTACTCATCCTAATGGGGACGGTGCGGCCTTAGGTATGCGCTTAGCTTTAGAAGAAGCTGGGATCAGTGCTGAGGACATTGATTATTTAAATGCTCATGCTACCTCCACACCTCAAGGAGATTTGAGTGAGCTAAGAGGGATAGAACAAGTTTTTGGTAGGAGAGAAAGTTTGAACATCAGTGCCACCAAATCCATGACCGGACACCTTTTAGGTGCTGCAGGTGCCATTGAAGCCATAGCTTGTGTGGGTGCTATAGCTCAGTCATTTGTTCCGCCTACCATCAACTCTCAGGAGATTGAACCTGAATTTGACGGAGCCTATAATTTCACCTTAGGCAAAGCACAAGAGAAGGAGATCACATTTGCTATGAGCAATACCTTCGGTTTTGGAGGGCATATTGCTACGAGTATCTTCAAGAAATATTGA
- a CDS encoding lysylphosphatidylglycerol synthase transmembrane domain-containing protein, whose protein sequence is MIKKWISYLVPLVLGLALLNWVFNEIDLSKTLEDFKSAKLSWVILGAFLALISHILRAARWGLMLESMGYKPSVYKTTLAVLIGYLTNLVFPRAGEVARAVSLQKTTDIPFDKSFGAVIAERVTDVLVLLVLVGVNLLLEFDRIYGLFVELAPDVRIIGAVIGMGVVGLLLLFFFRYKIKSTKIYQKFGGIFKGLKEGIMSVVHLNNPWKFVGQSFLIWVLYYFSSMVLCKAIFIGADLSSLAILTILVMGTIGMAIPTVGGIGSYHLLVGKIVTLYGLSQQDGVSLATFLHSLNGILFVLLFGFVALVLNTFTGQKR, encoded by the coding sequence TAGAGGATTTCAAAAGTGCTAAGCTTTCCTGGGTGATCCTTGGTGCCTTTTTGGCGCTTATTTCTCATATTCTGCGTGCAGCTAGATGGGGTTTGATGTTAGAATCTATGGGTTATAAACCTTCAGTTTATAAAACTACATTAGCTGTTTTGATAGGTTACTTGACCAACCTGGTTTTTCCAAGAGCTGGGGAAGTAGCTAGGGCAGTAAGTCTTCAAAAAACTACAGATATACCCTTCGATAAGTCTTTTGGGGCGGTAATTGCGGAAAGAGTGACAGATGTTTTGGTTTTGCTGGTCCTCGTGGGAGTGAATTTGCTCTTAGAGTTTGATAGGATATATGGACTTTTTGTGGAACTGGCACCCGATGTTAGGATTATTGGGGCTGTAATAGGGATGGGAGTAGTGGGTTTGTTGTTGCTTTTCTTTTTCAGGTATAAGATTAAAAGTACAAAGATATACCAGAAGTTTGGTGGGATATTCAAAGGCCTGAAAGAAGGAATCATGAGTGTGGTTCACTTGAATAATCCATGGAAGTTTGTAGGTCAGTCTTTCTTGATTTGGGTATTGTATTACTTCTCTTCAATGGTTTTGTGTAAAGCTATTTTTATAGGGGCTGATCTTAGTTCTTTGGCTATTCTTACCATCTTAGTGATGGGTACTATAGGTATGGCCATACCCACGGTAGGAGGGATTGGAAGCTATCATCTTTTGGTAGGTAAGATCGTTACCCTTTATGGACTGTCTCAGCAGGACGGAGTTTCTTTGGCTACCTTTTTGCATAGTCTGAACGGTATTCTGTTTGTTCTGCTGTTTGGTTTTGTGGCTTTAGTGTTAAATACTTTTACCGGTCAGAAACGGTAA
- a CDS encoding MgtC/SapB family protein — MDSALTQDTVRVLLSVIIGLIIGAEREYWNKSAGLRTFILVSFGACLFTLLSEKMGVQSPERIASNIVTGIGFLGAGVIWQASNRISGITTATSIWATASLGLCVGIGEIKLAFLGTFIVLFTLRTLSYVEEWFDALHKIREYELTFHKTYTPAHVRAWLEEFGLKGVLIGEVGEGDLSRYTFRVTGKSASHAAFTMALRTHSKCRDYRF; from the coding sequence ATGGATTCAGCATTAACCCAAGATACCGTCAGAGTATTATTATCTGTGATTATTGGCCTAATTATTGGAGCGGAAAGGGAATACTGGAATAAATCAGCAGGCCTCAGAACCTTTATCCTGGTCAGCTTCGGAGCTTGCCTATTCACGCTACTTTCGGAAAAAATGGGGGTGCAAAGTCCGGAAAGAATTGCTTCAAACATAGTCACAGGCATAGGCTTTTTAGGTGCAGGGGTGATTTGGCAAGCCAGCAATAGAATAAGCGGCATTACCACCGCTACCTCCATCTGGGCTACCGCCTCGCTTGGACTTTGTGTAGGGATAGGTGAAATCAAATTAGCCTTCTTAGGTACTTTTATCGTACTATTTACCTTAAGAACCTTAAGTTACGTAGAAGAATGGTTTGATGCCTTGCATAAGATCAGAGAATACGAGTTAACCTTTCACAAAACCTATACCCCCGCCCATGTGAGAGCTTGGCTTGAAGAATTCGGTTTAAAAGGTGTGCTTATAGGCGAGGTAGGAGAAGGTGATTTAAGCAGATACACCTTTAGAGTGACTGGCAAAAGTGCATCCCATGCCGCTTTTACTATGGCACTTAGGACCCATTCAAAATGCAGGGATTACCGTTTCTGA